The sequence TTGTGCTTCGGTGCGAAGACGCCAtccaagcagcgcgccgcgtcggagaagacgtTGAACTCCTTTAAAGAAGGCGACGCCGTCGATGGGTCCTGATTGCAAGCACCATCACTGGAGCCCACGATAACCGGGCAGTAGTCCATGAACGACGAGCGCCCGCCGAGAGCAGAGTTAGTGAAGTACTGGAAGTACGTCGGCATCGGGTTGTCATAGAAGACTATTCTGCACGTCCCCAGTCTCAGCCGGTGGGTGGGGCACTGTACGTGAATGTCGGTGGAGTTGCAGATCATCCAcggccactgcgtgatgttCTTCTCCATGCACTTCTTGGTGAGGAAGTCGCAGGTGGCGTACTCGgcccacggcatcacctcggccatGCTAAAGTCCACCTTGTAGAAGCCGAGGTCCTGGAGGATGCCCATGGTCAGGGCGCTGTAGTACCCTGCAGTCACGGCAGGCGCCATGAGCTCGtccttggcgttgcgccCCTTAAGATGCGAGCCAGCAGTAGACGCACCACCCGtatcctccagctccagaTACTTcaaggtggcgcagccgtactgctcgcgcgccttggccaccACCGTGGGGGTGTTGACCACAGGAACGTAGTAGTCCCTCCCGCACAAGTTGTTCACTTCATCAATGATTTCCATTTCCTCGAAAATCGTGAGGTCgaagccgagggcgtgcgcGATCTCGTGCGTCACGGTGCGTATCATTAATTGGTCGTAGGGTGACCGAATGTGGGCCGCCGGGATGTTGATGACACCCACGGCAGGTCGGCCGTTAGTGAACACCTGGCAGAACGCGGACCACGCCATCACGTCCGTGTCGCTCGGCACCGAGGCAacgtacagcacgaagtcgATGTTGCTGAAGCCTACCGTGACGTGTTCCTCCGGTACCTTGAACTCGCCGCACACGTCGCCCTCCATGCCGGTCACCTTCCAGgtgccctgcacctgcctcaccttcAGCCGCTctacgtgcagctgcagcgcctgtcGTAAAAGGACGTTGACGAGGAtgtggcgcttctcctccgtgaggATGTCTTTGGCTTCGCAGATGTCGATGGCACCGTCATGGTTGTCGACAAGCTGCCCGACGTAGGAGCAGTAGTAGTCGGGGTCTATGAGGTCTTCGTAAGAGACGTAGATCCGCATCGTACCCCAGTCCGCGGAGTGCGCGACActcggcgacgtgctgtCGGCCTGCGCCCAGTCGACGGtgtgagcgctgctgatggggtCGGCGGACACGTAGGGCAGACCGAGGGCCGAGACGCTGCCGGGaggcctgcgctgctgtgccaccgactgcagcacgcgggcctgcagcctgtcgtggatgcagtgatggccggcggcctgcacccacacggcggcggcaccgacggccatgacgaggcccgctgcggcgagccacatcaggcgtgcggcgacgctgcggcgccggtgcgtgctgctgcggtcgcggGACATGCTGGCAGTGCCGCGGGTGCGTGCCAGGGGGCCAGTGACGCCGGCCAACAcgtgggcgggtgggagaGTAGAAGGGGGTGTGAGGATGAAGGCTTGTGTGCGGCGGATTGTGTGTGCATGAGGgtgggcgggggtggggatcGAGACGGAATGTGCGAGTGGGtctggagaggaggaagggggcaagGGAGGTGGTAAGGAGGGTGGAAGGCggagaaagagtgaggggcggagggccctggagggaagcgggggggaggtgccCCGCACGCCGCGGCCCCACGCCCTCTGGCTGCCCTTTTCGGCCCCGAATAGGGCGCGTgtcggaggacggcgagtACCGTAGGCGAGGGCGCCCTGCTGACGCGTGctgggcgggggagagggtgactcTCTGGGAGGTCGCGAGAAGGAAGCGCACGACTGCCGGCCATGGCGCAG is a genomic window of Leishmania braziliensis MHOM/BR/75/M2904 WGS CADA00000000 data, contig 6, whole genome shotgun sequence containing:
- the GP63-2 gene encoding GP63, leishmanolysin, with amino-acid sequence MSRDRSSTHRRRSVAARLMWLAAAGLVMAVGAAAVWVQAAGHHCIHDRLQARVLQSVAQQRRPPGSVSALGLPYVSADPISSAHTVDWAQADSTSPSVAHSADWGTMRIYVSYEDLIDPDYYCSYVGQLVDNHDGAIDICEAKDILTEEKRHILVNVLLRQALQLHVERLKVRQVQGTWKVTGMEGDVCGEFKVPEEHVTVGFSNIDFVLYVASVPSDTDVMAWSAFCQVFTNGRPAVGVINIPAAHIRSPYDQLMIRTVTHEIAHALGFDLTIFEEMEIIDEVNNLCGRDYYVPVVNTPTVVAKAREQYGCATLKYLELEDTGGASTAGSHLKGRNAKDELMAPAVTAGYYSALTMGILQDLGFYKVDFSMAEVMPWAEYATCDFLTKKCMEKNITQWPWMICNSTDIHVQCPTHRLRLGTCRIVFYDNPMPTYFQYFTNSALGGRSSFMDYCPVIVGSSDGACNQDPSTASPSLKEFNVFSDAARCLDGVFAPKHNTDPSDHYNGLCANVKCDRVHHRYSVQVYGSSGYVACTPGQSIELATTSDAFVEGSYIMCPLYVEVCQANIKGVIDFEGDAADTAAV